In Melitaea cinxia chromosome 4, ilMelCinx1.1, whole genome shotgun sequence, a single genomic region encodes these proteins:
- the LOC123653345 gene encoding TIP41-like protein — protein MMFVENIDSGRYTTTSQSIQFGPWNISYDISCILPSVCSTKVVCERNDNQFCQFCIYCKELSLPHFPDMVFPKNILKLEHKSGTAIQFNPLDALRNVSTKARAIEVACAEEWQESRPNATKPKNTFDWTFSTDYKGTLSENIIIEPTEEAIDFDLLKRKEQIIFYHDLTLFEDELHDHGISKLSVKIRVMPTYWYVLMRYFLRVDDVLVRSHETRMFHLLNKDYILREFTVKEAKAQDINIPTYQMKEADDVIPFLPVKEKKMEKLIINLEKN, from the exons ATGATGTTTGTG GAAAATATTGATTCCGGCCGTTATACGACGACCTCGCAGTCAATACAGTTTGGTCCATGGAATATATCATACGATATTAGTTGTATACTGCCTAGTGTCTGCTCGACGAAAGTTGTTTGTGAGCGAAATGATAACCAGTTTTGTCAATTTTGTAT ATACTGCAAAGAACTGAGTCTACCCCATTTTCCTGATATGGTGtttccaaaaaatattttgaaattggaacacAAGAGTGGGACTGCAATACAATTTAATCCATTGGATGCTTTGCGAAATGTTTCAACAAAAGCACGAGCTATTGAAGTAGCTTGTGCTGAAGAATGGCAAGAATCACG acCAAATGCAACAAAACCAAAGAACACATTTGATTGGACTTTTTCAACAGATTATAAAGGGACTTTGTCTGAAAATATTATCATAGAACCCACAGAAGAAGCCATTGATTTTGATCTGTTGAAGAGGAaagaacaaattattttttatcatgaCCTCACACTCTTTGAAGATGAGCTCCACGATCATGGTATTTCCAAGCTGTCAGTGAAGATt aGAGTAATGCCAACATATTGGTATGTGCTGATGAGATATTTCTTAAGAGTTGATGATGTGCTGGTACGGTCCCATGAGACAAGGATGTTTCATTTGCTAAATAAAGACTATATTTTACGGGAGTTTACTGTTAAAGAAGCTAAGGCTCAggatataaat ATTCCTACGTATCAAATGAAAGAAGCAGATGACGTTATACCTTTTCTTCCtgtaaaagaaaagaaaatggaaaaattgattataaatttagaaaaaaactaa
- the LOC123670109 gene encoding dynamin-1-like protein, protein MEALIPVINKLQDVFNTVGADAIQLPQIIVLGTQSSGKSSVIESLVGRSFLPRGPGIVTRRPLVLQLVYSPKDSKEHRSAEEGTISLEEWGKFLHTKERIYSNFDEIRQEIERETERMAGNNKGICPEPINLKIYSTRVVNLTLVDLPGVTKVPIGDQPEDIESQIRNLIIKYIANPNSIILAVTAANTDMATSEAIKMAKEVDPDGRRTLAVVTKLDLMDAGTDAIDILCGRVIPVKLGIIGVVNRSQQDIIDKKSIEDALKDEATYLQRKYPTIATRNGTPYLAKTLNRLLMHHIRDCLPELKVRVNVMISQFQSLLNSYGEDVSDKSQTLLQIITKFASAYCSTIEGTARNIETTELCGGARICYIFHETFGRTLDSIHPLVGLSRMDILTAIRNATGPRPALFVPEVSFELLVKRQIRRLEDPSLRCVELVHEEMQRIVQHCGTEVQQEMQRFPRLHQRIVDVVTQLLRTRLPATNSMVENLVAIELAYINTKHPDFHREAALVSGLLKSTDGLVEDHSPMYRQKTPRPTSTPVSTILKLFLRQMGERGSILVYLAKVMDAAYQHVPAITDGHDRSPPNNESPATPQVNGSPENKAMTPQKPVNLLPEVPSQTSRKLSDREQHDCDVIGGRSDHTTYQKSNTKTIEGMMHLNQMGDLVERLIKSYFYIVRKSIKDSVPKAVMHFLVNFVKDNLQSELVTHLYKSDQAESMLNESEHIAQRRKEAADMLKALQRAGQIISEIRETHMW, encoded by the exons ATGGAAGCACTTATACCAGTGATTAATAAGCTTCAAGACGTTTTTAACACCGTTGGAGCTGATGCCATCCAATTGCCCCAAATTATCGTATTAGGAACTCAg AGTTCTGGCAAAAGTTCCGTTATAGAGAGTCTTGTTGGACGTTCGTTTCTACCTCGAGGACCAGGAATCGTTACACGCCGCCCTCTTGTCCTTCAGCTGGTGTACAGCCCTAAAGATAGCAAAGAACATCGCTCAGCGGAAGAAG GTACAATAAGCTTAGAAGAATGGGGAAAGTTTCTGCATACAAAAGAGAGAATATACTCAAATTTCGACGAAATAAGACAGGAAATAGAAAGAGAAACCGAACGCATGGCTGGCAACAACAAGGGAATTTGTCCAGAACCAATCAATCTCAAGATTTACTCAACTCGTGTTGTCAATTTGACTCTAGTTGATCTGCCTGGCGTCACCAag gtaccCATTGGGGACCAGCCGGAAGACATTGAGAGTCAAATAAGAAAtcttataatcaaatatatagCAAACCCTAATTCTATTATATTGGCCGTGACGGCCGCAAATACTGATATGGCTACCAGTGAAGCTATTAAAATGGCTAAGGAAGTCGACCCCGACGGAAGGAGAACTTTGGCCGTAGTAACCAAGCTAGATCTCATGGATGCAG gaactGATGCAATTGATATATTGTGTGGGCGTGTGATTCCTGTAAAACTGGGAATTATTGGTGTTGTAAACAGATCTCAGCAAGACATAATAGATAAGAAGTCCATTGAG GATGCGTTAAAAGACGAAGCTACATACTTACAAAGGAAGTACCCGACCATCGCGACCCGTAATGGTACTCCCTATTTGGCCAAGACATTGAATAGACTTCTGATGCACCATATAAGGGATTGCTTGCCAGAACTAAAG GTACGAGTTAATGTAATGATTTCACAATTTCAATCGTTACTCAACTCATATGGAGAGGATGTATCAGATAAATCTCAAACTCTGTTGCAAATAATCACAAAGTTTGCCAGTGCCTATTGTTCCACTATAGAAGGCACGGCCAGGAACATTGAGACTACAGAACTTTGCGGAGGTGCTCGAATATGCTATATATTCCATGAGACATTTGGGCGTACACTGGACTCTATACATCCTTTAGTAG GTTTGTCTCGAATGGACATATTGACTGCGATAAGGAATGCAACAGGTCCCAGACCTGCTCTGTTTGTTCCCGAAGTCTCATTTGAGTTGCTTGTAAAGAGACAAATTAGAAGATTGGAAGACCCTTCTTTGCGTTGTGTGGAGCTg GTGCACGAGGAAATGCAGCGCATCGTGCAGCACTGCGGCACAGAGGTGCAGCAGGAGATGCAGCGCTTCCCGCGCCTGCACCAGCGCATCGTCGACGTCGTCACGCAGCTGCTGCGCACGCGCCTGCCCGCCACCAACTCCATG GTCGAAAATTTAGTCGCCATCGAGCTAGCGTATATCAATACAAAGCACCCAGATTTTCACCGCGAGGCGGCGCTGGTGTCCGGTCTACTGAAAAGCACGGACGGGCTGGTGGAAGACCACAGCCCCATGTACCGACAGAAGACACCTCGGCCTACGTCGACACCGGTATCcacaattttaaaa CTATTTCTACGGCAAATGGGTGAAAGAGGGTCCATCTTGGTATACTTGGCTAAAGTTATGGATGCCGCCTACCAG CATGTTCCAGCTATCACCGATGGCCATGATAGGTCACCGCCCAATAACGAATCTCCTGCCACTCCTCAG GTCAATGGTAGTCCAGAAAACAAAGCTATGACTCCGCAGAAGCCTGTCAACTTGTTGCCCGAAGTCCCAAGCCAGACTTCCAGGAAGCTTTCCGACAGGGAACAGCATGATTGTGATGTTATTG GTGGACGGAGCGACCACACAACATACcaaaaaagtaatacaaagACTATAGAAGGCATGATGCATTTGAACCAAATGGGTGATTTAGTCG AACGGCTGATCAAGTCATACTTCTACATAGTGAGGAAGTCTATAAAAGATTCAGTACCGAAGGCTGTGATGCACTTTCTCGTAAACTTTGTAAAAGACAACTTGCAGTCGGAGCTCGTCACCCACTTGTACAAGTCTGACCAAGCAGAGAGTATGCTCAACGAGTCCGAACACATCGCTCAACGTAGGAAGGAAGCTGCTGATATGCTTaaa GCATTACAGCGAGCCGGTCAGATTATTAGCGAGATACGCGAGACACACATGTGGTGA